A single region of the Hyphomicrobiales bacterium genome encodes:
- a CDS encoding Elongation factor G-like protein, whose product MGDQGGRVSAGPRCIAIVGPQQSGKTTLLEALLARAGGLDRQGRVADGNTVGDASPEARAHLMSVEANVASLEFLGESYTFIDCPGSLEFRQDMCAVLPACDAAIVVCEADVRKLHALEVVLRELEEAGIPRLIFLNKVDTSSLEVRDALGLLQAASRTPLLMRQIPIWNDGIAVGFIDLALERAFIYREHAASEIVDLPEAELSAEKEARFSMLEKLADYDDTLMEALLDEIEPPRDRVFDDLTRELREQHVVPVLIGAGDRGNGVTRLLKALRHEVPGVEGVVRRLGVGPDGPALAQVMKTAHLPQGGKLSLVRVLRGSLAEGDTVTGSDGNEARIASILRQNGGATTRLPTAGLGDTVALARLEGIATGETLSAGRMAPEPLVSITAPQPVYACALVTTDRKDDVRLTAALAKLMEDDPSLVVEQRPELGELRLTGQGEMHLRVALERLANRYGVQVAVRKPQVAYRETIRNTASARGRHKKQSGGHGQYGDVVIDIAPLNRGEGMIFADMISGGVIPRQYISSVEAGVREATGKGPLGFPVVDVEVTLKDGSYHTVDSSDMAFRAAARLALADALPKATPVLLEPVLGVELAVPSEVMVKITGLISARRGQILGYDKRPGWDGWDMVKAHIPEAEIGDMIIELRSATQGVGTFSSSFDHFAELTGKAAEIVAQQAAHT is encoded by the coding sequence ATGGGAGATCAAGGCGGGAGAGTATCCGCTGGGCCGCGATGCATCGCCATCGTGGGTCCCCAGCAAAGCGGTAAGACGACATTGTTGGAGGCGCTTCTGGCGCGGGCCGGGGGGCTCGATCGCCAGGGACGCGTTGCCGATGGCAACACGGTGGGCGATGCCAGTCCGGAAGCCCGCGCTCATCTGATGAGTGTGGAAGCCAATGTCGCTTCGCTCGAATTCCTGGGCGAGAGCTACACCTTCATCGATTGCCCCGGATCACTCGAATTTCGCCAAGACATGTGCGCGGTCCTGCCGGCCTGCGATGCCGCGATCGTGGTCTGCGAGGCGGATGTCCGTAAACTTCATGCTCTGGAAGTGGTTCTGCGCGAACTTGAAGAGGCCGGCATTCCACGGCTCATCTTCCTCAACAAGGTCGATACCTCGTCCCTGGAGGTGAGGGATGCGCTCGGCCTGCTGCAGGCCGCATCGCGTACGCCGCTGCTGATGCGCCAGATTCCGATCTGGAATGATGGCATCGCCGTCGGCTTCATCGATCTCGCGCTGGAGCGGGCCTTCATCTATCGCGAACATGCCGCGAGCGAAATCGTCGATCTGCCGGAAGCCGAGCTGTCGGCGGAGAAAGAGGCGCGCTTCTCGATGCTGGAGAAGCTCGCGGACTACGACGACACTTTGATGGAAGCCCTGCTCGACGAGATCGAGCCGCCGCGCGACCGCGTCTTCGATGATCTTACGCGCGAGTTACGGGAGCAGCATGTCGTACCCGTCCTCATCGGCGCGGGCGACCGTGGCAACGGCGTCACGCGTCTGCTCAAGGCGTTGCGGCATGAGGTGCCAGGTGTTGAAGGCGTGGTCAGGCGTCTCGGCGTCGGGCCGGATGGACCGGCGCTTGCCCAGGTCATGAAGACCGCGCATCTGCCGCAAGGCGGCAAGCTTTCGCTCGTGCGGGTGCTGCGCGGCAGCCTCGCTGAGGGCGATACGGTAACAGGATCCGACGGCAACGAGGCCCGCATCGCCAGCATTCTGCGCCAGAACGGCGGGGCGACCACACGCCTGCCGACGGCAGGCCTCGGTGACACCGTGGCCTTGGCGCGGCTTGAAGGTATCGCAACGGGCGAAACCTTGAGTGCGGGGCGAATGGCACCGGAGCCGCTCGTAAGCATCACCGCGCCGCAGCCTGTTTACGCCTGTGCGCTGGTGACGACCGATCGCAAGGATGACGTGCGTTTGACGGCCGCGCTCGCCAAGCTCATGGAGGACGATCCGTCACTTGTGGTCGAGCAACGGCCCGAGCTTGGGGAATTGCGGCTGACGGGGCAGGGGGAAATGCACCTGCGCGTGGCGCTGGAACGACTCGCCAATCGCTACGGCGTGCAAGTCGCCGTGCGCAAGCCGCAAGTTGCCTATCGCGAGACGATTCGCAACACGGCATCCGCCCGGGGGCGGCACAAGAAGCAGTCGGGCGGCCACGGCCAGTATGGCGACGTGGTCATCGACATCGCGCCGCTCAATCGCGGCGAAGGCATGATCTTCGCGGACATGATCAGCGGCGGCGTCATTCCCCGGCAGTACATCTCATCGGTCGAGGCGGGTGTGCGAGAAGCCACGGGCAAAGGGCCGCTTGGCTTTCCCGTGGTCGATGTCGAGGTGACCCTCAAGGACGGCTCCTACCATACGGTCGATTCCTCGGACATGGCTTTTCGCGCCGCCGCACGCCTGGCGCTCGCGGATGCCCTGCCCAAGGCCACTCCTGTCCTTCTCGAGCCCGTGCTAGGGGTTGAGCTTGCGGTACCGTCCGAGGTCATGGTGAAGATCACCGGCCTGATCTCGGCGCGGCGTGGACAGATCCTGGGTTACGACAAACGGCCAGGCTGGGACGGATGGGATATGGTGAAAGCCCATATTCCGGAAGCTGAGATCGGCGACATGATCATCGAGCTGCGCTCCGCGACCCAGGGCGTGGGGACCTTCTCGTCAAGCTTCGACCATTTCGCGGAACTGACCGGCAAGGCCGCTGAAATCGTGGCACAGCAGGCCGCACACACCTGA
- a CDS encoding conserved exported hypothetical protein (Evidence 4 : Unknown function but conserved in other organisms), which translates to MRFGSVTRKTFVRALGLASVGALLASAPMFTTAAEAQSGGNIRVGRLTCSVSGGAGFIITSSKALSCVFRGTGGRRDHYAGTIRKFGLDIGATTGGTLIWDVYSTGNRTVAGMLAGTYAGVSGEATVVGGVGANVLVGGSRRSISLQPLSIQGQQGFNLALGVADLQLHSVR; encoded by the coding sequence ATGAGATTTGGTAGCGTCACACGAAAGACCTTTGTGCGTGCCCTCGGGCTCGCGTCCGTTGGCGCCCTTTTGGCATCCGCGCCAATGTTCACAACCGCGGCGGAGGCCCAGAGCGGCGGCAACATTCGCGTCGGACGGCTCACGTGCTCGGTTTCCGGCGGGGCGGGTTTCATCATTACCTCTTCGAAAGCGTTGAGTTGCGTATTCCGCGGTACAGGCGGGCGGCGCGACCACTACGCCGGCACCATCCGTAAATTCGGCCTCGATATCGGCGCCACCACCGGCGGCACCCTGATTTGGGACGTGTACTCCACCGGAAACCGCACCGTCGCCGGCATGCTGGCTGGCACCTACGCGGGCGTGTCGGGTGAGGCGACCGTCGTTGGCGGAGTGGGAGCCAATGTGCTCGTTGGCGGATCTCGCCGCTCCATCAGCCTGCAGCCCCTCTCGATTCAAGGCCAGCAGGGTTTCAATCTCGCGCTCGGCGTTGCCGACCTTCAGCTTCACAGCGTTCGCTGA
- the aatA gene encoding Aspartate/prephenate aminotransferase codes for MAFLADALSRIKPSATIMLTQKARDLKATGRDVISLSVGEPDFDTPDNIKEAAIDAIRRGETKYTPVPGILQLREAITRKFKRENELDYKPSQVIVGTGGKHVIYNAFLSTLNTGDEVVIPAPYWVSYPEIVLLCGGTPVPVLTTIDNNFKLQAEDLERALTPKTKWVLLNSPSNPSGAAYSYEEMKAITDVLVRHPHVWVLTDDMYEHLVYGDFKFVTPAQVEPSLYERTLTMNGVSKAYAMTGWRIGYAAGPEHLIRAMDMVQGQQTSGACSIAQWAAVEALDGPQDHLGVFRKAFEERRALVVSMLNQARGLSCPMPEGAFYVYPSCAPLIGKTAPSGKVIETDEDFVMELLATEGIAAVHGSSFGLGPNLRISYATSIDKLEDACSRIQRFCAELR; via the coding sequence ATGGCCTTTCTTGCCGATGCTCTATCGCGCATCAAGCCGTCCGCTACAATCATGCTGACGCAGAAAGCCCGAGACCTGAAAGCGACGGGACGCGACGTGATTTCGCTGTCTGTCGGCGAGCCGGACTTCGATACGCCCGACAATATCAAGGAAGCGGCGATCGACGCCATCCGCCGCGGCGAGACGAAGTATACGCCCGTTCCCGGCATCCTGCAGCTTCGCGAGGCCATCACGCGCAAGTTCAAGCGCGAGAACGAGCTCGACTACAAGCCTTCGCAGGTCATCGTCGGCACCGGCGGCAAGCACGTCATCTACAACGCCTTCCTCTCCACGTTGAACACGGGCGACGAGGTCGTCATCCCGGCACCCTACTGGGTGAGCTATCCGGAAATCGTGCTGCTCTGCGGCGGTACGCCCGTGCCCGTGCTGACGACGATCGACAATAACTTCAAGCTGCAGGCGGAAGACCTGGAGCGCGCGCTGACCCCGAAGACCAAGTGGGTCCTTCTGAACTCGCCGTCCAATCCGTCAGGCGCGGCTTATTCTTATGAGGAAATGAAGGCGATCACTGACGTGCTCGTCCGTCATCCTCATGTCTGGGTCCTGACCGACGACATGTACGAGCATCTCGTCTATGGCGACTTCAAATTCGTCACGCCCGCACAGGTCGAGCCTTCGCTCTATGAGCGCACGCTGACGATGAACGGTGTGTCGAAGGCTTATGCGATGACCGGCTGGCGTATCGGCTATGCGGCTGGTCCCGAGCATCTCATCAGGGCCATGGACATGGTGCAGGGCCAGCAGACCTCGGGCGCCTGCTCGATCGCCCAGTGGGCGGCGGTCGAGGCGCTGGACGGACCGCAAGACCACCTCGGTGTGTTCCGGAAAGCCTTCGAGGAGCGCCGCGCGCTGGTCGTCTCCATGCTCAACCAGGCCCGTGGGCTGAGCTGCCCGATGCCGGAAGGCGCCTTCTATGTCTATCCGTCCTGCGCGCCGCTGATAGGCAAAACGGCGCCGTCCGGCAAGGTCATCGAAACCGACGAGGATTTCGTGATGGAGCTGCTGGCGACCGAGGGCATCGCCGCGGTGCATGGCTCGTCCTTCGGTCTCGGACCGAACCTGCGCATCAGCTATGCCACCTCGATCGACAAGCTCGAGGACGCCTGCTCGCGCATTCAGCGCTTCTGCGCCGAATTGCGCTGA
- a CDS encoding conserved hypothetical protein (Evidence 4 : Unknown function but conserved in other organisms): MRLSDPIRMSDIRKSGNAVSSMSRVEVARQFKMSLMLVVVLTVATIAVTAINHIASTNTVHGPAGGVTRVS; this comes from the coding sequence ATGCGTCTTAGTGATCCTATCCGCATGTCGGATATTCGTAAGTCGGGTAACGCGGTTAGCAGCATGTCACGCGTTGAAGTGGCGCGTCAGTTCAAGATGTCGTTGATGCTGGTCGTCGTTCTGACGGTGGCGACCATTGCTGTCACGGCGATCAACCATATTGCCTCGACGAATACAGTGCATGGACCCGCAGGGGGCGTGACCCGCGTATCATAA
- a CDS encoding hypothetical protein (Evidence 5 : Unknown function) has translation MRSLFFDPARQLYSHSQNIDPGQMNGWDL, from the coding sequence ATGCGAAGCCTATTCTTTGATCCGGCGCGCCAGCTCTACAGCCACTCGCAAAATATTGATCCCGGGCAGATGAATGGCTGGGATCTTTGA
- the yliI gene encoding aldose sugar dehydrogenase YliI, with protein sequence MRMNLCGLTLLGAALLSNAPAVAQPAPERQQSGRLAVETIARGLDHPWSLAFLPDGRMLVTERAGKLRLIGDGADAAISAVPTVRARGQGGLLDVALDPDFATNRLIYLTYAEPREGGLGGTAVARGKLDEGAARLDDVAVIFRQEPGYSGNNHFGSRLAFAPDGTLFVTLGERFDLRDKAQDLDNHLGKVVRINRDGSVPRDNPFVGRSGAKPEIWTYGHRNPQSAAINPRTNTLWTIEHGARGGDEINISKKGANYGWPVIGYGTHYTGAKIGVGTAKKGMEQPIFYWDPSIAPSGMVFYTGDRYPGWQNSLFTGALAGQMLVRLQLQGDRVIREERLLTDLGARIRDVRQGPDGFLYLLTDESDGRLLRVIPAGS encoded by the coding sequence ATGCGAATGAACCTGTGCGGTTTGACCCTCCTTGGCGCGGCTTTGCTGTCGAATGCCCCGGCGGTCGCTCAGCCTGCCCCGGAGCGGCAGCAGTCCGGCCGTCTTGCCGTCGAAACGATCGCGCGCGGTCTCGATCATCCCTGGAGCCTTGCCTTCCTGCCTGACGGGCGCATGCTCGTCACGGAACGCGCCGGCAAGTTGCGGCTGATCGGCGACGGTGCCGATGCGGCCATATCCGCCGTACCGACTGTCAGAGCGCGCGGCCAGGGCGGCCTGCTCGATGTGGCGCTCGATCCCGATTTCGCGACGAATCGCCTGATCTATCTGACCTATGCCGAGCCGCGCGAAGGTGGCCTCGGAGGAACAGCGGTCGCCCGCGGCAAGCTGGACGAAGGAGCCGCGCGTCTGGATGACGTCGCGGTGATCTTTCGGCAGGAGCCTGGCTATTCCGGCAACAACCACTTCGGCTCACGCCTTGCCTTCGCGCCGGACGGCACGCTCTTCGTGACCCTGGGCGAGCGCTTCGACCTCCGCGACAAGGCGCAAGATCTCGACAACCATCTCGGCAAGGTCGTGCGGATCAACCGCGACGGCAGCGTTCCCCGCGACAATCCCTTCGTTGGACGCAGCGGCGCGAAGCCGGAGATCTGGACCTACGGCCATCGCAACCCGCAGTCCGCCGCCATAAATCCTCGCACGAACACCTTGTGGACGATCGAACACGGCGCGCGCGGCGGCGACGAGATCAACATCTCGAAGAAGGGCGCCAACTACGGCTGGCCGGTCATTGGCTATGGCACCCACTACACCGGCGCCAAGATTGGGGTCGGCACCGCCAAGAAAGGTATGGAGCAGCCGATTTTCTACTGGGATCCATCGATCGCTCCCTCCGGCATGGTGTTCTATACCGGGGATCGCTATCCCGGCTGGCAGAACAGCCTGTTCACCGGCGCGCTCGCCGGCCAGATGCTCGTCAGGCTCCAGCTTCAGGGAGACCGTGTGATTCGCGAGGAGCGCCTTCTCACAGACCTGGGCGCGCGCATCCGCGATGTGCGGCAGGGGCCGGATGGCTTCCTCTATCTTCTGACCGACGAAAGCGATGGGCGCCTTTTGCGGGTCATCCCGGCGGGCTCTTGA
- a CDS encoding conserved membrane hypothetical protein (Evidence 4 : Unknown function but conserved in other organisms): MPQLFAQPSMAALLPIVLLLLSNVFMTVAWYGHLNYKSAPLWAAVLVSWGIAFFEYCLAVPANRFGSAVYSAAQLKTIQEVITLIVFAGFSVTVLKQPLTINHGIGFALIALGASFIFKSPPG, encoded by the coding sequence ATGCCACAGTTGTTCGCTCAGCCCTCAATGGCTGCCCTCCTGCCTATAGTCCTTCTTCTGCTATCCAATGTGTTCATGACCGTCGCGTGGTACGGCCATCTGAACTACAAATCAGCTCCGCTGTGGGCTGCGGTTCTCGTGAGCTGGGGTATTGCCTTCTTCGAATATTGTCTTGCGGTCCCGGCCAACCGCTTCGGCTCGGCGGTCTATTCGGCTGCCCAGCTCAAGACGATCCAGGAGGTCATCACCCTCATCGTTTTCGCAGGGTTTTCCGTCACGGTCCTCAAGCAGCCGCTGACCATCAATCATGGCATCGGCTTCGCGCTGATCGCGCTCGGCGCGTCCTTCATCTTCAAGAGCCCGCCGGGATGA
- a CDS encoding conserved exported hypothetical protein (Evidence 4 : Unknown function but conserved in other organisms), producing the protein MRPLRALHRSRTAAVILGVWAGIGAAGTATGALAQTHDGRSPHGQGRTPDAHAEGRTPERLSSLDLATFKGITLEDFELPSQCFAAEGDLGLADAGDADDENGFFDASQLASIQMPNLASLSPYRLPAGQRALRPEWRVAPIARGATARSDGMIALPGVPQPSERALGMSVGAGGNVSFSTEVASDRGSWRQNDARWGWTLKRQAADGARGFVWSGSTTGRVDMQGGRNQDMDLRLGYRRGSSDGDWLLTPQVSVSSSYQPTSSDRWGATTVKPSVSATARVFGTDEDWVSAKVDTRLGYSIPVAASAAGQLDASAMLRLTFRGLQ; encoded by the coding sequence ATGCGACCACTTCGCGCTCTCCACCGATCGCGCACCGCGGCTGTGATACTGGGTGTCTGGGCCGGTATCGGTGCGGCGGGAACTGCGACCGGAGCACTGGCTCAAACCCACGACGGGCGATCTCCGCATGGGCAGGGCCGTACGCCGGATGCCCATGCCGAGGGACGGACCCCGGAGCGCTTGTCGTCGCTCGATCTGGCCACATTCAAGGGCATCACCCTCGAGGATTTTGAACTCCCGTCCCAGTGCTTCGCCGCGGAAGGTGATCTCGGCCTTGCGGATGCCGGCGATGCCGATGACGAGAATGGCTTCTTCGATGCAAGCCAGCTTGCCAGTATTCAAATGCCCAATCTTGCGAGCCTGTCCCCCTACCGTCTGCCTGCCGGGCAGCGCGCGCTGCGTCCGGAATGGCGCGTGGCGCCGATCGCACGCGGCGCCACGGCGCGTTCTGATGGCATGATCGCTCTTCCCGGCGTCCCCCAGCCGTCCGAACGGGCGCTGGGCATGTCGGTGGGTGCCGGCGGCAACGTGAGCTTCTCGACGGAGGTCGCAAGCGACCGTGGCTCGTGGCGGCAGAACGACGCGCGCTGGGGTTGGACTTTGAAGAGACAGGCGGCCGACGGCGCGCGTGGCTTTGTCTGGTCCGGCTCGACGACTGGGCGGGTCGACATGCAGGGCGGACGTAACCAGGACATGGATCTGCGTCTCGGCTATCGTCGCGGGTCGAGTGATGGCGACTGGCTGCTGACGCCGCAGGTTTCTGTTTCATCGTCCTACCAGCCCACCAGCAGCGACCGCTGGGGGGCGACGACCGTCAAGCCGAGCGTCTCAGCCACTGCCCGCGTCTTCGGCACCGATGAGGACTGGGTTAGTGCGAAAGTCGATACACGCCTTGGTTATTCCATTCCCGTGGCGGCGAGCGCGGCGGGTCAACTCGATGCCTCGGCCATGCTGCGGCTGACGTTCAGAGGGCTCCAGTAG
- a CDS encoding hypothetical protein (Evidence 5 : Unknown function): MRDRWRARSGRMLVKTSQVIHTEDAGSLLAARKPSAIGPVKTGQIQIYSHLAAAQTGSGAPTHLPRDRRSDQPFADAAVQHRVSLDARPPAHLTRRNAGMVNGLLRRHPWR, translated from the coding sequence GTGCGCGATCGGTGGAGAGCGCGAAGTGGTCGCATGCTGGTCAAAACCTCTCAAGTCATCCACACCGAGGATGCGGGCTCCCTCCTCGCAGCCCGCAAGCCCTCGGCCATTGGCCCCGTGAAAACAGGGCAAATTCAGATCTATTCGCATCTAGCAGCAGCGCAGACCGGCTCAGGTGCGCCTACGCACCTCCCAAGGGACCGCCGCAGCGATCAGCCGTTTGCCGATGCTGCAGTGCAACACAGAGTGAGCCTCGATGCAAGACCACCAGCGCACCTCACTCGGCGCAACGCCGGTATGGTAAATGGATTGTTACGCAGGCATCCATGGCGATGA
- a CDS encoding hypothetical protein (Evidence 5 : Unknown function) encodes MLAAAGDPHHPHPRYARSVPHYAGRLRLRGFSVAGVYGSLVGSWPLIVANLVTLLLMLVIISMKLRFR; translated from the coding sequence GTGCTGGCTGCCGCAGGCGATCCGCATCATCCGCACCCGCGATACGCGCGCTCTGTCCCTCATTACGCAGGTCGTCTTCGCTTGCGGGGTTTTTCTGTGGCTGGGGTCTATGGATCGCTCGTGGGGAGCTGGCCGCTCATAGTGGCCAATCTCGTCACGCTGCTGCTCATGCTTGTTATCATCAGCATGAAGCTGCGGTTCAGATAG
- a CDS encoding hypothetical protein (Evidence 5 : Unknown function): protein MPGIVRHGKTCDAVGGAALFPVPSRGALMPMALLTESLGALAAALTTLCWLPQAIRIIRTRDTRALSLITQVVFACGVFLWLGSMDRSWGAGRS, encoded by the coding sequence TTGCCCGGCATTGTGCGCCATGGCAAAACCTGTGACGCGGTCGGCGGCGCCGCTCTCTTTCCAGTGCCGTCGCGTGGTGCCCTCATGCCGATGGCGTTGCTCACGGAAAGCCTTGGCGCCCTCGCGGCAGCACTGACCACCCTGTGCTGGCTGCCGCAGGCGATCCGCATCATCCGCACCCGCGATACGCGCGCTCTGTCCCTCATTACGCAGGTCGTCTTCGCTTGCGGGGTTTTTCTGTGGCTGGGGTCTATGGATCGCTCGTGGGGAGCTGGCCGCTCATAG
- a CDS encoding conserved hypothetical protein (Evidence 4 : Unknown function but conserved in other organisms), whose amino-acid sequence MSELCETITPSRRAILGTAGALFGWSFMPRFAYAAGGRDVRFVCIVLRGAMDGLAAVAPIGDPDYGGLHGDLALERDGPNPAIPLDGFFALHPAMPHFARLYGKGQAAVVHAVATAYRDRSHFDGQDVLESGQAGVGRTDSGWLNRLVAALPEGEAVARRGCLGVGAVAPLVVRGAAPVLGWAPPSLPPAGDDLARRLMDLYGQTDPVLAQALMRGVDTEKLALASAGQGGAMMGRRGGPDTPQGMRQIAEGAARLLAADDGPRIAAMAFEGWDTHAREGGATGRLAQLLGGLDGAIAALESGLGGRWADTVVMVVTEFGRTARINGTEGTDHGTGTVSFLAGGALKGGRVIADWPGLKDAQLYEGRDLTATTDLRAVTKGLLTDLFGVSATVLGRDVFPDSGLVKPMSGLIV is encoded by the coding sequence ATGAGCGAACTCTGCGAAACCATCACCCCGTCACGTCGTGCTATCCTGGGTACGGCGGGCGCCCTGTTCGGCTGGTCTTTCATGCCGCGCTTCGCTTATGCCGCCGGGGGACGCGACGTGCGCTTCGTTTGCATCGTCCTGCGCGGGGCGATGGACGGTCTGGCGGCCGTCGCGCCGATCGGAGACCCTGACTATGGGGGGCTTCATGGCGATCTCGCCCTTGAACGCGATGGACCGAACCCCGCGATCCCGCTCGACGGCTTTTTCGCCCTTCACCCCGCCATGCCGCATTTCGCGCGGCTCTACGGCAAAGGGCAGGCGGCCGTTGTCCATGCGGTGGCGACCGCCTATCGCGATCGCTCGCATTTCGACGGACAGGACGTGCTGGAAAGCGGCCAGGCGGGCGTCGGGCGCACTGATAGCGGCTGGCTCAACCGGCTTGTCGCGGCGCTCCCAGAGGGGGAGGCGGTGGCACGCCGCGGCTGCCTCGGTGTCGGCGCGGTGGCGCCGCTTGTCGTGCGTGGCGCGGCGCCCGTGCTTGGCTGGGCGCCGCCGAGCCTGCCACCGGCGGGTGATGATCTCGCCCGCCGGCTTATGGATCTCTATGGGCAGACCGACCCGGTGCTCGCGCAAGCCTTGATGCGTGGTGTTGATACCGAAAAGCTCGCGCTCGCCAGTGCTGGCCAGGGCGGGGCGATGATGGGACGGCGCGGGGGGCCGGACACACCGCAAGGCATGCGGCAGATCGCCGAGGGCGCGGCCCGGCTCCTTGCCGCGGACGATGGGCCGCGCATCGCCGCAATGGCCTTCGAGGGGTGGGACACGCACGCCCGCGAAGGCGGCGCCACCGGCCGGCTCGCCCAACTCCTCGGGGGGCTCGACGGTGCCATCGCAGCGCTCGAATCAGGGCTTGGCGGCCGTTGGGCCGACACGGTCGTGATGGTCGTGACGGAGTTCGGTCGCACGGCGCGCATCAACGGCACCGAGGGTACGGACCACGGGACCGGCACGGTCTCCTTTCTCGCCGGCGGCGCCCTCAAGGGCGGGCGGGTGATCGCCGACTGGCCAGGGCTGAAGGATGCACAACTCTATGAAGGCCGCGACCTCACCGCGACGACGGATCTGCGCGCCGTCACGAAAGGTCTGCTCACCGATCTCTTCGGTGTCTCGGCGACGGTTCTTGGCCGGGACGTGTTCCCCGACAGCGGCCTTGTGAAGCCCATGTCCGGCCTGATCGTCTGA
- a CDS encoding conserved hypothetical protein (Evidence 4 : Unknown function but conserved in other organisms) has translation MASERDTRLAVFAVNRFGLGVKADGIGGIADDIRERLREEVRAGLGAGTAPQQGGDTGLQTSAALFRAWREQEEFLRVARMPVRPDPVQPPTPQPGTPGLRVGGMEPNKPVGPLRVPGSTIPQTTYLAEAAARMGYGLTPDIGFVERLVVFWSNHFAVATSKGGQVKTLAGAFEREAIRPYVLGRFSDMLLAVETHPAMLMYLDNQQSVGPQSQAGKKQRKGLNENLAREILELHTLGVGSGYSQADVTSLARTITGWTVAYNDSANRVQGRFVFSAYQHEPGDHSVLGTSYRAGGAVQGQMALLDLARHPATARHIARKLARHFTADVPDPKLVSRLERSFIDTDGDLAAVSLTLIEAPEAWREDARKPRLPYEFLIAGLRATGRSGLDRQNAVNPLLSALNAMGQGLWDPSGPNGFPDTTDAWISAEGMTSRLETAAMLGRQAPGTRNPNDVLAGVLGPLASKETRVAVSRADSRAQGLALLFMAPEFQWR, from the coding sequence ATGGCAAGCGAGCGGGACACGCGGCTGGCGGTCTTTGCGGTCAACCGTTTCGGGCTTGGCGTGAAGGCGGACGGCATTGGGGGGATAGCCGATGACATCCGCGAAAGGCTGCGCGAGGAAGTGCGTGCGGGGCTTGGCGCCGGTACTGCTCCGCAGCAGGGCGGCGATACCGGTCTGCAGACGAGCGCGGCCCTGTTCCGGGCCTGGCGTGAGCAGGAGGAGTTCCTGCGCGTCGCGCGTATGCCGGTGCGGCCGGATCCCGTCCAGCCGCCGACCCCACAGCCCGGCACACCGGGCCTGCGGGTGGGCGGCATGGAGCCCAACAAGCCGGTGGGGCCGCTGCGGGTCCCGGGCAGCACTATCCCCCAGACCACTTACCTCGCGGAAGCGGCTGCCCGCATGGGTTACGGGCTGACGCCCGACATCGGTTTCGTCGAGCGGCTGGTCGTTTTCTGGTCAAACCATTTCGCGGTCGCGACGTCCAAGGGCGGGCAGGTGAAGACGCTGGCGGGGGCCTTCGAGCGTGAGGCGATCCGTCCGTATGTGCTGGGCCGTTTCTCCGACATGCTGCTTGCGGTGGAAACCCATCCCGCCATGCTGATGTATCTCGACAATCAGCAGTCCGTTGGTCCGCAGTCGCAGGCCGGAAAGAAGCAGCGCAAGGGGCTCAACGAGAATCTCGCGCGTGAGATTCTCGAGCTTCATACGCTCGGCGTCGGCTCCGGATACAGCCAGGCCGATGTGACCAGTCTGGCGCGCACCATCACCGGCTGGACGGTGGCCTACAACGATTCCGCCAATCGCGTGCAGGGCCGCTTCGTCTTCAGCGCTTACCAGCACGAGCCAGGCGACCACAGTGTGCTCGGCACAAGCTACCGCGCCGGCGGGGCGGTGCAGGGCCAGATGGCGCTGCTCGACCTTGCCCGCCATCCCGCGACCGCCCGCCATATCGCCCGCAAGCTCGCGCGGCATTTCACGGCCGATGTGCCGGATCCCAAGCTGGTCAGCCGGCTGGAGCGGTCGTTCATCGACACCGACGGCGATCTCGCGGCTGTGTCGCTCACGCTGATCGAAGCGCCGGAAGCTTGGCGCGAGGACGCGCGGAAGCCGCGCCTGCCCTATGAATTCCTGATCGCGGGCCTACGCGCCACGGGGCGCTCCGGGCTCGACAGGCAGAATGCGGTCAATCCGCTTCTGTCCGCCCTGAACGCGATGGGGCAGGGGCTGTGGGATCCATCGGGGCCGAACGGCTTCCCCGATACGACCGATGCCTGGATTTCCGCCGAGGGCATGACGTCCCGCCTGGAGACGGCGGCGATGCTCGGCCGGCAGGCGCCGGGAACGCGCAACCCCAATGATGTGCTCGCCGGCGTTCTCGGGCCGCTCGCATCGAAGGAAACGCGCGTCGCGGTCTCCCGCGCCGACAGCCGCGCACAGGGCCTTGCCCTGTTGTTCATGGCGCCCGAGTTTCAGTGGCGCTGA